The window TCATTAATGACTGTTGCTATTAGTATAAGGATCACAGTTGTCTGTATAATCGGATGGGCTGTTGAATGCATTAGTTTATTCGGCTTTTTGCAACGGGGTCCCCTTCGGAAGTCCTCACTGGGGCTCAAAATTCTTGTTCTATCGGGGTTCTGTTCGTGAGATTCCTTTTTGGTAGAAAATAAATTGCCCCAGCAATGCATTTCCCGCCCTTCCCAACCTTTGCGTATATTTGACGCAAAGGTTGGTTTTTTCCGGCCCTTCATTGTCCTATTAATATTGTTTGCATGAAACGATTATTCAGTATTTGCCTGGCGCTGATGGTGGCGCCCATTCTTTTTGCACAGACCATCCAATCGCCCGATGGTGCGCTGGAACTGCAGTTCAGCCTGGGCGATAGCATCCCGCAGTACCAGCTGCGGTTCAAGGGTAAGGAATTGATCAGGCCCTCCCGACTGGGTTTGGAACTCTTCGATGCGCCCTCCCTTACCGGTGGCTTTTTCGCGAAGAACCAACAGACCAACTCCTTCCAGGAAAGCTGGAACCCGGTGATGGGCGAAGTGAAGACCATCCTCAACCACTATAATGAACTGGCCATAACCCTTCGCCAGCCTTCCACGCAGCGCGAGATCCTGGTGCGTTTCCGCCTCTTCAATGATGGGTTGGGTTTCCGTTATGAGTTCCCCCAGCAGCCCAACCTGAACTATTTCGTGATCAGGGAAGAAGCTACCCAGTTCGCCTTGAATGGTGACCATAAGGCCTGGTGGATCGCCGGTGATTACGATACGGAAGAATACAAGTACACGACTTCCAACCTTTCTGAAGTACCTGCCCTCTTCGACAAGAGCTATGAAGGCAATGCGTCCCAAACCATTGTGCCCATGGCCCTACAGACCCCCTTGATGCTGAAGCGTCCGGATGGTGTGTACCTCAATATCCACGAAGCAGCATTGGTTGGTTATTCAGCCATGAATGTGGAACTGGATCCAAAGAGCTTCCAGTTGAAGGCCCATCTCACGCCCGATGCGCAAGGCAGGAAGGGCTATATCCAGACCCCATTCCATACGCCCTGGCGCACAATTGTAGTAGCGGAGAAGGCAGAGCAGGTCCTGGCTTCCAAGCTGATCCTGAACCTTAATGAACCGAGCAAGATCGCCAATACGGACTGGATCAAGCCGGTGAAATATATCGGGGTGTGGTGGCAGATGTTCTGCCCTGGACAAGGCAGCTGGAGTTATACCGATATCGATAATGTTCGGTTAGGCGTTACCGATTACAAGAAGCTGACCCCGAACAAGACGCATGGTGCCAATAATACCAATGTGAAAAAGTATATCGATTTTGCAGCGAAGCATGGTTTCGATGGGGTGCTGGTGGAAGGCTGGAACGAAGGCTGGGAAGACTGGTTCGGCAAGTCGAAGGAAGATGTCTTCGATTTTGTGACCCCTTATCCTGATTTTGATGTGAAGATGCTGACGGATTATGCCCGTTCCAAAGGCGTAAGGCTGATTATGCACCATGAGACCTCAGGTGCCGCCACCAATTACGAGCGTTGGATGGATACTGCCTTCCGATTCATGGTGAACCATGGCTACAATGCAGTGAAGACCGGTTATGTAGGCAATATCATTCCCCGCGGTGAGCACCATTACAGCCAGTGGATGATCAACCACTACAACCGGGTGATCCAGAAAGCCGCCCAATATGGTATCATGGTGAACTCACATGAGTCAGTGCACCCAACCGGCCTGCACCGTACCTGGCCCAATGCCATTGCAGCGGAAGCCGCTCGTGGAACAGAATACGAGAGCTTTGGCGGGAATAATCCAGACCATACCACTATCCTTCCCTTCACGCGACTGATGGGAGGGCCGATGGATTACACACCGGGTATCTTCCAGACCCGACTGGATTATTACCAGCCCGGTGATTCGCGTTATGTTACTTCTACCCTGGTGAAGCAACTGGCACTTTATGTGACCATGTACAGTCCATTGCAAATGGCTGCCGATATGATCGAGAACTATGAGCGCTTCCCCGATGCCTTCCAGTTCATCAAGGATGTAGCCGTTGATTGGGATGATACCAAGATCCTGTCGGCCGAGCCGGGTGATTACATCACCATTGCCCGCAAGGCCAAGGGCAAGGAAGAATGGTTTGTGGGTGGCATCACCGATGAGAACCCAAGGGTGACCACCATCGATTTCAGTTTCCTGGATGCCGATGATTATTATGTGGCCACCATCTACGAAGATGGGAAGAACGCGCATTATATCACCAATCCCCAGCAGTACAATATTTACAAGGTGCTGGTGAACAAAAAATCAAAACTGAAGCAGCAACTGGCCGCCAGTGGTGGTGTCGCCATCAGCCTGAAGAAGGCAGATAAGGAAGAGTTGAAGAAGCTGAAGAAGTTGAAGTGATTAAAGGGTAATAGAATTAAAATGCCGGGATGATTTCCCGGCATTTTTGTTTTAAGAAATTGATAACGCACCTTGCCCGCCGTAGCGCTGCGAAGGAGGGATGGCCATGTAATGACCGCAATGAATGGGTCCCCTTTGCGTTCTCCGCGGTTCTTTGTGGACTTTGCGTTACTTCTCTCTCGAATTGGAAATACCCCCAATCCTACCTAGATTTATACAACGATTCTATTCCTTAACCTATCCTTCCCACTCATGAACCTATCCTCCATTTCCGCTGCCAGCAAAGGGCGATCCCTGTTCTTCCGCATTGGCATTATCCTTGTCCTGCTGATCCTTGCCGTCTTCCTTTCCTTCCAGTTAAGTCCATGGCCTTCGGCTATGCTTATTCGTTATGCCTTCAACAAAGGTGGCATCAAAATGAACAAGGAGCTGGAAAAGCATGTGCCTCCGGGTGTTACTGCGGTAATGGACCTGCACTATGATCCGGCAGATAAGGATGCCCTACTCGATCTCTATTACCCTTCTTCCCTGAAGGACCCCGGCAAGCAGGTTCCCCTTATTGTATGGTTTCACGGAGGTGGGCTGATCTCGGGTGACAAAGGACAGGTAGGAAATTACTGCAGGATACTGGCCTCCAAAGGTTACGCCGTAGCCTCCGTTGATTACACCATTGCGCCGGAGGGCAAATTCCCAACACCCATCCGCCAGGGCAACCAGGCATTGGGCTATTTAAAGGCCAATGCCAACAAATACCCCATCAATGCTTCGAAGATCTTCCTGGCAGGCGATTCGGGCGGCTCCATGATCGCGGCACAAGTGGCGAACCTGATCAGTGACAGCGGCTATGCTGACACCCTGGGTATCCGCCCCTCCATTGACCGGTCCCTGTTAGCTGGTATGCTATTGTATTGCGGTATCTATGACATCAGCCACCTGAACTTTTCAGGTAATTTTGGTGACTTCCTGCGAACGGTGTTGTGGTCTTATGGTGGCCGCAAGGATTTCAGGAATCATCCCACCCTGCATACGGCATCTGTACTGAACTATGTCACTGCAGGCTTCCCACCCAGTTTTATCTCTGCGGGTAATGAAGATCCCTTATTGTCCCAGTCGCTTGGGCTGGCCAGGAAACTGGCCGCGTTGCAAGTGCAAGTGGACACAGTGTTTTACCCATCCAGTTTTCAGCCGGGCTTGCCCCATGAATACCAGTTTAACCTGGATATCGCTCCCGGTCGGCAAGTTCTGGATCGCTCCCTAATTTTCATGAAGGATATTTTAAGTGAGGAGGGAAGAGGCAACTGATTCCTGTAAGATGCAGCCTGGTTTTAGACGGTGTGGAATTAAGGTGTTATTAGCCGCAAATAGTAGTTCTTTCTTTTGTGAAGGGTCAGATTGTAAGTTACTCCATTGAGGATTCGTTTGGAATTAGGTGTTATCCAGGAAATCAATTAGCATTGGATGTCTGTATGATAGATAGCAATGAATTCTTAAGTTAGCAAAATATAATGCCTGAGTTGTGGATCTGTTTTCTGTAAGAATGCATTTTTTTTTGGAGACAAGAATTACCGATTTTCCAGTAAACAACAATGTGGAACAATTGATTTATGATATTGTTTTTGGGACGCTAGGTAGGATCTACCTCTTTCTGGTTATTCGGTCTCCGAAGGAACGGAAGAATCGGTTGCTGACTGAGTATGATAATGATTATGTAAATGTTGGATCAACACTCTTGGCTAAGAGTACTGCGCTCCTTCTATTTATAGGATTATTTTTTGGACTAGTTGCTGCGGTTGTCCAGGGCGTGAAATCTTTGCTTTAGATCACAAATGCTGCCAACATGAGGCCTGACTAAATCCAGGTCCGCCAGGTTTGTGTTAATTCAACGGCTGGCGTAAGTGGACTGTAAGGACAAGATTGTTAATTTAGCCAGATTGGCACCTGCCAGGCCATGACTGTGTCCAACCCGGTACGATTGCCGATATTCATCTAATACGATACTTCAATAACCTGCAGATAAAGTTATCTTAGCATTTAAAGGTATAGCTGCATGTTCCCCTCCATTTACCTAAACCCATTTAATATGCTGATGGTCGCCAGGGGCGGCGCATATGCGGAACACCGGCATATAGGCATCCAACTTACCTTGACATTGGAGGACCATCCCTTTGAGTTGTGGACCCCAAAAGATGGCTGGCGGGAAACAAAAGCGGTATTGATCAATTCCAATATACCCCATAGCCTGCGTAAGCTGGACGGCTGGCATGTGATCTGTAGCATGGTGCCTGGGCTCTTGCAAGGCAAGGAATTGAAAGAAAAAGTGCTAAAAGGTTCTCCGGTTTGCTACCTGGATATCGGGCGATTTGATGCACACCTGGATAAACTGTTATCGCTCAGGGAAAGCCAATTCCAAACCGAAGGAGAATTTTTAGATTGTGTCCAGCAAGTGTTTAACGGTTGCCTTGACCATCCCTGGTTCAGGAAGCCTTTGGATGAAAGGGTCGCCAGGGTCGTGGAACAGATCAATAGCCGGGTTTCGTGCAATTTCTCTGCGGCTGAGTTGGCTGCATCTGTACACCTCTCAGAAGACCGCTTCCTTCACCTCTTCAAGGAGCAGATGGGCACTCCCTTGCGTGCCTATATCCAATCCCAGCGCCTGGGATTTGCCTTTAGTCTTATCCTCAACGGCATGTCTTCCAAGGAAGCAGCTTATGAAGCGGGCTTTAGTGACCCTGCCCATTTCAGCCGGACCTTCAGCCAACTGACGGGCGGCACCCCTTCCTACTTCTCCGCTTTAAAACAGGTGATGAGGATGACCTGTTTTGTGAATGGCTGACCTGATCTTGCCAGGTAAGCATCCGGCAATAAAAAAGCATACAGGACAGGCCTGTATGCTTAGGGGCTTCACCTGCATAGGATATTAATGCACTAGTCCGCCGGAGCCTTGCGCCCTTTGGTTTTCTTCTTCTGTCCCGGTTTTCCGGGAAGGACCCTGTTTTACATTGCCCTTGCCAATGCGATAGGTGAAGTTCAGTTTGAACTGCCTGCTTTCCTGTTGCCCTTTGGCCCAAACCTGCTGGCCGGAGAAATTGCTGTTGGCCTCCCATTTCAGGCTATGGAAAAGATCGGTTACACTGGCTTTCAAAGTTCCCCTTCCCTTGAGCACCGGTTTCTGGATACCGGCATCTACGCTCCAGATGGATTTGGTCTTCAGGCTGCCCTGCCAAATGGAAGGGGAGGAATAGAACCCACTCAATTCTACGGTCCATCCCTTCTTCAGCCTCAGGCTATTCTGGGCGAAGAGGTTCACTGCCCAGGCATCAAGATCGATCTGCCTTCCTTCGCCAAAATTGGCTTCATAGCGTGTATAATAGCTATTGGCATTCACAAACAGGGAGTAGTTCTTATACTGGAAGGGAACACTGATATTCAGGTTGACCATATCCTGGTTGGCCAGGTTGCGGTGCACCAGTAAGCCTTTATTGCCCGATGCGGTGTCCACCAATTGACCAAAAACATCCTTGATACGGGTATAGCTCAAAGTAGTATTGATGCGTTGCTTATAGGTGTGGGTGAGGCTGATGGATTGGCTATACTGCGGGCGCAATTCAGTACTTCCCTTATGGTAAGTGTATTCGGTTATACGGTATTCAAATGGATTGAGGTTCTGGTAAGCAGGCCTGTCGATCCTCTTTGCATAAGAAAGGGTGAACTGGTTGTTTGCAATAGCCTTATAGGTAAGGGAAAGATTGGGGAACAGGTCAATATAATCACGTTTGAAACTTGTTTCCTTCTCGTTGATCCCCTGGCCATGCTGTTCGTAGCTGGTCAGGATTCCTTTCACTACTGTCTGTTCCATGCGAAGGCCGGCCTGGATGGCCAGGGTTTTATACTGTCGGTTGTAGTTCAGGTAGGCAGCATTGACATTTTCCTTATACCCGAAGCGGTTGCTATGCTTCCAATCCTGCGTCAGGCGTCCGTTCTGTTCATCGAATTGGTCAAAGGTGTTGTTGGTGACAACATAGCCAACCTTGCCGCCAAAACCCAGTTGGCCTTTGCCAAGTTTGGTGTTATAATCGGCCTTGAAAGCATAGATATTGATATCGGACGGGCTGTTGATGATATAGTTCCTGGCATATAACGGCTGCTTGCCTGCTGAATCGAAAAAGAGGTTAGGCTGCCATTGGTCCTGGTCGATGGAGTAATATCCATGATCCGCCTGTAAGGTCAGGCTCCTGCCGGCACTATCCCGGAATGCATAGCTCAGGTTGGAATTAATGGTTGTGTTGCGCTGGCGATTGAAATTACCTGCTGCCAGCAAGGTAGCCGTGTTGCCGGATGGCCAGTGCGATATGGGGGTAAGGCTGTAGGTTTCACTTCGGGGTCCGGAGAAGTTCCCGTTCATCATGAACCCGATGCTGTGGCGGCTATTGAAGTTATAGTCCAGCCCGGTGTTGAAGGCGTGGGTGTTCTTTTTGGCCAGCACCTTAGTTTGTTGGTCATACAAACTGTCCTTCAGCAGTCGCGTGATACGGAAGTCGCTTTCCGTATAGCCATTGGCGTTACTGTAGTTTCCGTAGAGGTTAACGCGATCCTTTTTATAATACAGGGAGAGTCCGCTTTCCGTCCTGCCATGCTTGCTGGCGCTCAAGCCGGTGAATACGCTTCCTGAGAATCCTGCTTTCTTGTTCTTTTTCATCCGGATATTGATCACGCCTCCGGTACCGGCAGCTTCCAGGCTGGATGGCGGGTTTTGGATGATCTCGATGGCTTCAATTTGTGCAGCCGGGATGCTCTTCAGGTAGGCACTGAGTTGTTGCGCGCTGAGTGGTGTCGGCTTGTTGTCGATCATCACCTGTACACCATTCTTGCCATAAAGGCTGATCTGGTCATCCTTGTCAACAGTGATGCCCGGTGATTTGCGGAACAGTTCCAGGGCATCGCTTCCGATGGCAGTCGCACTTTGTTCGATATTGAGGATGGTTTTGTTTGGCCTTACTTCTACCATTTGCTTTTTTGCGGTGACGGTTACGCCTTCCATCTGTTTTTGTGCAGGATCCAGGCGGAAACCCGGCAGGGAAATGGTATTGCCTTCATAGCGGAAAGGCCTTGAATAAGCAGGCTCATGCCCCACATAGCTGATGGAGAGGAACAAACTGTCGGGGCCTGATGGTGTAAAACTAAAGGCACCAGACTTTGTGAGTTCGATCTTGAGCACACTGCTGTCTTTAGCGCGGTGTAAGGAAACAGAAGCGTTCTCGGCAGGTTTGCCCTGGGCATCAGTAACGATGCCATTGATCTGTTGGGCCTGGGCGAGAGCCGATAGTGCTAAGGCAGATGAAAGGAGGAGCGTTATTTTTTTCATTATAGATAATTTTTAGCGGTTAGTGGAAATCTGTTATTGGTTGTTCAGGACAAAGGGGTTCCACGCGATGGATGCCATCGCAATACAGGGAATCAAAAAGGTGGTGGATTATACTACGGGCTGCAGGATAGTAGCGCCATTACACGACTGGCCCTTTTCTGTACAGCAGCATTCTCCCGTTCTGTTTTTCACGTAAGGGCTACTGCATTGCCAGCAGGAAGCGGCATCCGCTGCGGATCGGTAGATGCCCATCTGGTAAAGCGAGGGTAAGAGATGCAGGTTGGCCTCATTTTCCCGAATGACCACCCTGCCCATTTTGTTACGGTAAAGCGTTCCGGCAAACTGGAATCCTGCTTTGGTAATTCCCCTGAGGGAAGCGTTGTTTTCCGGGGCATGGGCTATCCAGAAGCGATGGGCCTTCGGGGCCTCACTCCAAAGGATATATTGCAGCAAGGCCGGATAGATGCCCTTTCCCCTGAAAGGGGCCAGTGTCCGGAAATTCCAGAGGTACCGCTCCCTTTGCGGCAAGCGGAAAGAATGGTTGAGTTCCCCGATAGTCGCCTGGGTGGTTGCCATCCAGCCAAATGCAGCAGGTTGGTATTGATAATAGGCAAGGAATGCCTTATGCCCTGTATCCATCCGCAGTTGGATATTCTCCTGGCTCAATCCACTGATGCTGCTGAGGATCTTTATATCCTGGCAGGTTTCCAGGTATACCTCACCTGGTGTATCCAGCAGGGTAAGGTTGGAAGTGGTGGAAAATGTATACAGTGACATAAGGAAGTGTTTTTAAGATTTGAAAGGATTTTGGTAATGGAAGGGAGAGGCTTTCCTCTCCCTTTTACATTATGCGCAGCAGGAGCAGCCACAAGTACAGGCAGCACCAGGACAAGCATCGCCACACTGGCAGATGGTACAAGAACAGTTGTTGTTTGCGCAATGGCATTGTTTGATTGTTGTTTCCATTTTGATTTGTTTTTGTTTTGAATTGATGATGCAAAGCTAGCACCAGTGCAGGCCCTCACCTGTATACGATGGAGGGGTGTTTTTATATCATTCGGGGATTATAGCTACCACTATTACTATTATTATGTGGCAGGACATAAGTGACTAATTCGCTGGAGTAACGGAACGAACGATCGTTATTGTTCCAGGCAAGAATAGCAGGTTTATACAAGTCCGTAGCCGGAATATTCAATCCTTTGGCCAGGCCCTTTGGTTACTTTGTACCTGAACAATCAAAACCTTTTTCCATGAAACAATTAATGATCACCACCATGAATTGGTCAAGAAACACAGTAGTTAGTAAAAAGCTTTTTAGCAGCAACGGCAGCTGGAAGTTGGTGTCCTTTGAGTTCAGGCTCCTGGGGATACTGATGCTGCTTATGCTGGTTAAGCTGGCTGTAGTTATGCATATCGTTATGAAAATGCTGTGATAACCAGGTGCTGGTCCTGATGCCCAATTATTGTCATGCGTTGACTTTTATAAAACCTTCAAACTAATCTAATGGAAGCTGTTCAAACGATCCTGGTAAGGAATATGGTCTGTAACCGTTGTGTAATAACCGTAAAAGATATCCTCGGGACATTAGGTATCAACTATGCTAATGTATCGCTGGGAAAGATCCTCTTGCGTGACCGCATTCCCGGGGAAGCTCATCATCGCTTGCAAACTGCCTTGCAGGAAGTCGGGTTGGAGATCATTGAAGGACGGACCAGGGCTATTGTTGAGCAAGTGAAACAGGCATTGGCGGAATACCTCGAGCTGGGTATTGACAACCAGCAATACAAGTTGTCTGCGTTTGTAGCCTCAAGGGTCCATTATGAATTCAGTTATGTGAGCGACCTGTTCTCTTCCATAGAAGGGGTGTCTGTGGAGCGTTACTTTATCCTGCAACGCATTGAAAAGGTAAAGGAACTGCTCGCCTACGATGAGTTGACCATTAGTGAGATCTCTTATAGAACCGGCTTCAGCAGTATCCATCATTTGTCTGCGCAGTTCAGGAAAGTGACTGGCATGACACCATCCCAGTTCAAGCAGACAGGAAACCTGGAACGTCTGCCTATTGACATGCTCCATTACAGCGGGGAGTCAATGGCAGTTGGCGCATAATAGTCTAATGTAAAAACAGTATTCATGCTTACAACTATAGATCCTAAAGCAGCAGCCCTAGCCGTTGGTCCAAATGGCCT is drawn from Flavihumibacter rivuli and contains these coding sequences:
- a CDS encoding glycoside hydrolase family 97 protein: MKRLFSICLALMVAPILFAQTIQSPDGALELQFSLGDSIPQYQLRFKGKELIRPSRLGLELFDAPSLTGGFFAKNQQTNSFQESWNPVMGEVKTILNHYNELAITLRQPSTQREILVRFRLFNDGLGFRYEFPQQPNLNYFVIREEATQFALNGDHKAWWIAGDYDTEEYKYTTSNLSEVPALFDKSYEGNASQTIVPMALQTPLMLKRPDGVYLNIHEAALVGYSAMNVELDPKSFQLKAHLTPDAQGRKGYIQTPFHTPWRTIVVAEKAEQVLASKLILNLNEPSKIANTDWIKPVKYIGVWWQMFCPGQGSWSYTDIDNVRLGVTDYKKLTPNKTHGANNTNVKKYIDFAAKHGFDGVLVEGWNEGWEDWFGKSKEDVFDFVTPYPDFDVKMLTDYARSKGVRLIMHHETSGAATNYERWMDTAFRFMVNHGYNAVKTGYVGNIIPRGEHHYSQWMINHYNRVIQKAAQYGIMVNSHESVHPTGLHRTWPNAIAAEAARGTEYESFGGNNPDHTTILPFTRLMGGPMDYTPGIFQTRLDYYQPGDSRYVTSTLVKQLALYVTMYSPLQMAADMIENYERFPDAFQFIKDVAVDWDDTKILSAEPGDYITIARKAKGKEEWFVGGITDENPRVTTIDFSFLDADDYYVATIYEDGKNAHYITNPQQYNIYKVLVNKKSKLKQQLAASGGVAISLKKADKEELKKLKKLK
- a CDS encoding alpha/beta hydrolase, whose amino-acid sequence is MNLSSISAASKGRSLFFRIGIILVLLILAVFLSFQLSPWPSAMLIRYAFNKGGIKMNKELEKHVPPGVTAVMDLHYDPADKDALLDLYYPSSLKDPGKQVPLIVWFHGGGLISGDKGQVGNYCRILASKGYAVASVDYTIAPEGKFPTPIRQGNQALGYLKANANKYPINASKIFLAGDSGGSMIAAQVANLISDSGYADTLGIRPSIDRSLLAGMLLYCGIYDISHLNFSGNFGDFLRTVLWSYGGRKDFRNHPTLHTASVLNYVTAGFPPSFISAGNEDPLLSQSLGLARKLAALQVQVDTVFYPSSFQPGLPHEYQFNLDIAPGRQVLDRSLIFMKDILSEEGRGN
- a CDS encoding helix-turn-helix domain-containing protein, producing MLMVARGGAYAEHRHIGIQLTLTLEDHPFELWTPKDGWRETKAVLINSNIPHSLRKLDGWHVICSMVPGLLQGKELKEKVLKGSPVCYLDIGRFDAHLDKLLSLRESQFQTEGEFLDCVQQVFNGCLDHPWFRKPLDERVARVVEQINSRVSCNFSAAELAASVHLSEDRFLHLFKEQMGTPLRAYIQSQRLGFAFSLILNGMSSKEAAYEAGFSDPAHFSRTFSQLTGGTPSYFSALKQVMRMTCFVNG
- a CDS encoding outer membrane beta-barrel family protein, which translates into the protein MKKITLLLSSALALSALAQAQQINGIVTDAQGKPAENASVSLHRAKDSSVLKIELTKSGAFSFTPSGPDSLFLSISYVGHEPAYSRPFRYEGNTISLPGFRLDPAQKQMEGVTVTAKKQMVEVRPNKTILNIEQSATAIGSDALELFRKSPGITVDKDDQISLYGKNGVQVMIDNKPTPLSAQQLSAYLKSIPAAQIEAIEIIQNPPSSLEAAGTGGVINIRMKKNKKAGFSGSVFTGLSASKHGRTESGLSLYYKKDRVNLYGNYSNANGYTESDFRITRLLKDSLYDQQTKVLAKKNTHAFNTGLDYNFNSRHSIGFMMNGNFSGPRSETYSLTPISHWPSGNTATLLAAGNFNRQRNTTINSNLSYAFRDSAGRSLTLQADHGYYSIDQDQWQPNLFFDSAGKQPLYARNYIINSPSDINIYAFKADYNTKLGKGQLGFGGKVGYVVTNNTFDQFDEQNGRLTQDWKHSNRFGYKENVNAAYLNYNRQYKTLAIQAGLRMEQTVVKGILTSYEQHGQGINEKETSFKRDYIDLFPNLSLTYKAIANNQFTLSYAKRIDRPAYQNLNPFEYRITEYTYHKGSTELRPQYSQSISLTHTYKQRINTTLSYTRIKDVFGQLVDTASGNKGLLVHRNLANQDMVNLNISVPFQYKNYSLFVNANSYYTRYEANFGEGRQIDLDAWAVNLFAQNSLRLKKGWTVELSGFYSSPSIWQGSLKTKSIWSVDAGIQKPVLKGRGTLKASVTDLFHSLKWEANSNFSGQQVWAKGQQESRQFKLNFTYRIGKGNVKQGPSRKTGTEEENQRAQGSGGLVH
- a CDS encoding GNAT family N-acetyltransferase translates to MSLYTFSTTSNLTLLDTPGEVYLETCQDIKILSSISGLSQENIQLRMDTGHKAFLAYYQYQPAAFGWMATTQATIGELNHSFRLPQRERYLWNFRTLAPFRGKGIYPALLQYILWSEAPKAHRFWIAHAPENNASLRGITKAGFQFAGTLYRNKMGRVVIRENEANLHLLPSLYQMGIYRSAADAASCWQCSSPYVKNRTGECCCTEKGQSCNGATILQPVV
- a CDS encoding helix-turn-helix domain-containing protein, coding for MEAVQTILVRNMVCNRCVITVKDILGTLGINYANVSLGKILLRDRIPGEAHHRLQTALQEVGLEIIEGRTRAIVEQVKQALAEYLELGIDNQQYKLSAFVASRVHYEFSYVSDLFSSIEGVSVERYFILQRIEKVKELLAYDELTISEISYRTGFSSIHHLSAQFRKVTGMTPSQFKQTGNLERLPIDMLHYSGESMAVGA